Part of the Juglans regia cultivar Chandler chromosome 14, Walnut 2.0, whole genome shotgun sequence genome, tgGAAGGCGGCAGCCAGAACACAATGATTGATCAATACCTGAGACCCATTTATGCAGACAGATGGCTGTGGTGAAATTTGTGCCACAAGCAATTGTTTTGACTTGTTTATCTTTTAAAGCTTCAACTAAAAATGGGGACATTCGATCATCGGTATCCCCATGACCCAAACGACCATTGGCACCCTTTCCCCAAGTGTAAACTTCAGTTCTTGAAGTTAAAACTGCAACATGATAAGCACCACAAGCTATTTCTTCAACAAAATTCTTCATAAGCTTTCCCTCAACCTTTCTGGGGAGCTTCCCATCCGCTTGGGGATCTCCTAGTTGACCATAAACAGGGCTTCCCATGGTGAAGACATGGCCTGTAGTTGTTAGTGCCACAGTCAGGCTGTCTCCGCAGGCAACTTGGCAAAAGTTAGGTTCAACAAGAGCGGCAACGCAAGTTGGCACCAGTTTTGCTTCCTTATCACCATGCCCAAGACGGAATTTATCTCCGTCTCCCCATGTAAAAAGCTTTCCTGATGAGCAATTGCTGGAAGTCAAAGAGCCAACCATGACTTCAACAACTGCTGCAGTGTGCCAAACACCACAAGCTACCCGCACAGTCCGGAGGCCTTTAAGGGACTCAACTTCCCTTGGTATTGCCACACATCTACGGTCACCATGTCCTAAAACACCAAAAGTCCCATCACCAAAAGTAAACAATTGCCCTGCAGAAGTTACAACAGCTGTGTGCCACAGTCCACAGGAAACTGATGAAACATGTATTCCCTCCAAAGgtccatttaattttttaggaaCCCACTGATAGGATTCATTTCCATGTCCAAGGAGCCCAGAATTGTAAGAACTATTACCCCAAGTGTACATTTCACCAGAAAGAGTAACAGCACAAGAATGGTACTCCCCACATGCCACAAGTTCAATATTGATATTTCTAAGACCATCTACAAGCTTTGGATGAGAAACATCAGAGTCAACACCATGTCCAAGTCTGCCTCTCAATTCCTCCCCCCAAGTGAAAACCTCTCCTTGCTTGGTTACAAGAGCAGCATGTCGACGACCACAAGCTAAGTTCTGAACATCAAGTAACACTGCAGATTCCATGGGTCTAGGAACTAAAGAATCAATCTTCGCACCAGAAGAACATCCATCTCTATTTATTCCTCCACCCAGAATGCCATCACCAGTGCCTTCCCCCCAAATAAAGACATCCCCTAAAGCATCACCATCATTGTTACCAGAGACTTGACTTGATGAGCTAACAGCACTGGACAAACTAACTCTGAAAGCATCCATATTTGTAGCATTTCTGCGCCCAGTTATTCCATCGGAGGTTCCTGATGACAAAGAATGGACTGAGCCACAAGCAGAATCTGAGGGAAAGAAAGCCTCAGGAGGCACAGCACATAATATCACATCTGATAATGCCTTCTCTAGACCAATTTTTGGAGGGCTTTCATGCAGAGTATGCAGATGAAGGGGATCGGCGCCATCCTGAATCAGCAAGAAGACAACTACTCAATATACTAAATACAATAGCAAATTACAgctaatgaataaatatatgtagggaaaaaaatattttaataaatgtaagaaaaaaaaaaaaaaaaaaggaaaattgtgCAAACAAAATAGAACACCTTTTGTGAGCTGCCACCACTGCCAAATGGAGAGCTCAAAGGAGAACTTCTTCGGGTGTGTGCTCTAGGACTAGTTGCTTCAGATGGAACTCCATCTCCTTTTGACTCAGATCGCCCTGTTCGGTGGCGACCACGGGATATTAGTGCTTTTAGACCAGTAAACCAGATTTCAGCTTCATCTTTATCCTTGCATATCTGAAACAAAGAGAATCAATAGAGCAAAAAATATTTCCACCAAACAAActgattttttctaatttgatgTTTAGTACATTGGACAGGCATGACGGAGAGCTCTCTGAAACTCATACAGAAAAAGTTCAGTTGAAAGGAAAAGGAGTGGACACGAGGAAATGCTCACCAAATCTAAAGACCTATCAtcatatataagagaaaatgattGGTATTCCTTCTCAGGCCGAGGGTACCTCTGAAATATAGGCTGCAGTGAATGAGACCAAGAACAATCAGGAAGTCTCACAGTCCCAAAATAGATGAAAATTGCATTATATAAGTAAACAACCAAAAAGCATGCATTTCACAAGGACTAATGATTAGTTTCTCTTTTGATAGCATTAAATCATTCAAGTTTTTTTCAAAAGTGAAATCATCCATGTCATACCTTATATAAGATCCATGCAAGTTGAGGATGCATGTCACAGAGCTTGTTCAATTGAAGCTAATGCTATGCTATCCTTCCCTTGTTCAAGACATACATAATGCCTCCTAACACTTACTTTTAATTGGTAGTTCTGATATGCATAGCAGCATAGGTAATCATGTAAAGAATTATGCCAGGACAAAAGTATCCATCAAGTATTAACATATACAGAAACCACCGTGCTTCTACAAACTGGAGACACAGCCTTCCTAAACTAAAAGCTTCCAGTGGTTGATCCAAgcacacatatacacacacgcACAAGAAATAAAATGGGTATAAACTTATAAAGTATAAAAACTAACATATCATGAAGTAGACTGGgtaaatatgaaaacaaaaagtgGTATGTACAGAATGGTAAAACGTTGCCTTGTTTCCATGAGTCAGTTAAGATCAGTCATTGCAACTTCAGATATCTGGGTGTTCCACAGTGCAAGAGTTAAATGAAAAGGTATTGACAACATCAAAgacaaatcatttgaaaattttatttaccctCGCGCTACCAATCTGCCCAATCCTAAATCTAATAATTGAATCTGTAATACAAATCTAACACCCGCAAAGTTTCCATATGGTattgaatttttcttcaaatctataGCAGTATGCAGGATGAAAGAGGTGAAGTATAACAGATCATGGACAAACTTACAGTACGCTGACCGGGAATAATTCTGGACACATGATTTAGTTTAAGGTGTTTCTCCTCTTTTCCAGAAAACCAGATCAGGGTAGATTCATCCTGAAAAAAACAGAACCAAATACAGACCGTATATATCACTTAAGTATAAAATCCTACCAAATGATTCACTAGTCTACAACGTCAGAAGCAACTGTCTTTGGAACAGATTATAACATGAAAAATACCAGACATTGTGAAGCAATTAAAAAATAGTCTAGGAGAGGACActtcagaaacagaatcaatCCAACATCATGACTGCTAGACataatgacaagtatgcaaccGCAAATAATAACATTATAACACGCATTTTATCCTTGATTTATTTAACcagtatattataaaataaataaataaataaaggatttATTTTACAGGTATATATGCATGAGGCAAAACAAAGATGATGACAATAAAATTTAGGACAAgagtctctctctcacacacaagAATAAGCCTAATAGtgtcaacttattttatataacaagCAGAAGGGGCAAACTCAGGGACCCATAAGGCAGGCAAATTCTACACTCTAGAGAGActaaactgtaaaaaaaaaaaaaaaaatgtaatgctatatacaattcAACTGTGTGTAAGCCTTGTGCaatccctttaaaaaaagtggagtcCACCATGAGAAAGTAAGgtttttcatgtaggtcccaGGTGtgcccctttttttttcaaatggactACGTGGGACTTGCACAATCTAggattgtacaaatcattttccatttttgtataaatataataaaactgCAAAACATAGCATTAAGGTCATGGTGGAAGCAGGCAACTGAATGGAAAGTGCTTTAGGTAAGCTATGTCAGATAGTCCTGAACCCAGGGCTTAGAGCGTGCCCATGACACAAGGTTAATCTTTGTGACTTAATTTGCAAACCTTGCTCCTTCGAGATAAACAGATCTTCTaggatttttcaaaacaaaggGGCACAGCTCTTGCAACTTGGCACCTATGTTAGCACCCAGATTACGATGACATTTTGTGGGGATGGATGTTTGGCCAACATTGCTTGGATGCTTCCCAGATGACTAATTGCATACATGGCTTTTTGTCTGGAGCGCAATATATTCATCTGTTGAAAGGTTTTCTCTCTTGGATATTAAAAATGGCAAACTTTCCCCATCAGCCTCACAGCCATTGTAAATCGCTTGCAAATGCTCTTATCGTATGCATATACCCATGcacatgaatgcatgcatgcaagtttTTCTTATGAGAAGCAATAGAGTTAGTGGCTGTTGGGATGATTTTTTCCCATTCCAGTAATTTCACTCTTGGTAAATGTTAAGCATTACCGTCGATTGTTCATGGTTTTTGTGACCAAAATAACAGGAGTAGCCATTATCTTTATGTTGTCTTAAAATATCCAagattcaatttctttttcttttttcttgataaatataaatttatagatacATTAAGCCTTACATTAGCCAGTTTGAAGGGACAAAACTTGGGCTTCCCTCTCCTTCCATACTTGAGCAACTGCGCACCTTTCTTAAGAGCAGTAATGGCCTGTGATAAAGAACAAGCCATAAAcccaaatcaaaacaaactaatAGAGTTACCAACTAATCTTAAAAGGGAGAAGAGCAAATATTTAATACCATATAACTGtatcataaaatagatttgTTTGCGACATAGttacaaagtacaaaatattaaaaaaaatgaagccatACAATCATCACAGATTGACTCAACAGAGAACTAAAGTTAATTGATGAATATATGATTTGCATAGGAGGATTTTACCTTCCCAGCTCTTCacagaaatttttttcttaaatgctTTGCAAACTAGATGTTGTGGCCAAAGAAGTTCTTACCAAGCCAGAGGTAGCTGAAATCGTTGTGAGGAGGCACATGATGCCATCCACTTTTTTGTGCATTGTCAAACAAATGTTTCTCCTCAAGTTTCTGTGAGACGTCCCTCACACACACTCATAAgtggaattttcttttgataagtaagaagaaatttcattgatataaagataggcatagcccaggtacaccggaagtatacatgtgagtACACCGATTTAAGAACTAGAAACtgttacaagaaaatcatggaagctgagaccatttAAATCTACTCATAAGTGGAAATTAAGGCCTCATTGACATAAGCCAAAGATCTATGAAACTCATTAGCTGGAAACTTCCTAGTGCTTTGGCCGTCTCTCAAACACTTCCCTTGGTTTCTGATTTTATTGGCATGTttggataagaaaaaaatttcagtttttaagaaaaaaaatttaaatgtgtttttgttCATGTTTTACAAAGTGGAGTCCACTGAAATATATGTGTGGAAAATAATTGAGATTTGTTTTATCGGATTTCGTGAAAGTGAAGGGGtccactaaaaatattttttagataaataacatactatattaataagaataCGCATAGCCCAAATAAACAGGAGGTATACAAGAGTTTACACCTAGTTAGGAGGGGGGGTCCACTAAAAATATACTAATGATTATATGGGTAGTtcattttagagagagagagagagagatgatatatcattttggggttttaaaCGTGTTTGAATTGAAAGTAGAAATACTTTATGGCAAACTGAGAATTTATTTACTAGCCAAACATAGCCATCACCCAGCTGCTTACGTTTTCCCCTGTTTTCAATCAAATCCTTTCTACCCAATCATCAGTTTTTCTAACAAAAACCTTAGAAATTTCAATTATGCCCCAATTAAGGAAAAACttataagtaaaaaagaaaaaaacaagttcTGACAGTCTGGATCAGTGCTGTAGTGAAGCCACCAGCACCAGTAACATCGGGAGGAAAGGCACCAGTGGCACCGTAGGCACTGTCTTTTTTAAATGGATCTGATTAGAAACGAAAGAGAGTACAAGTTAatgaataaaattgaaaaccaaGGGACCTATTCGAAAATGGACAAAAGCAGCGAGTTGTTCTTTGATAATGttgattaacttttttttttatgtgtagcTGACGGACTGGGTAAGGAGTGTTGGTGATTACATATCGTATAATGTCACATGTTAGTGTATACTAATCGATGTCCTCTTAATTCTGATTTTGAATATCTTAgttgtattatatatgatgtAGTCCAATTTCTTGACTCCTCATAATTCATAGCTCAAGCCCACTGTGCATACACCCTGTGTTGCGCTCTTAATGAGtttttaattacttataaaaataaaaaataaaaaaaaattcaaacccaCTGTGAATGGAATTTAGTGTAATTCAGACGTACTATTTTCTAGACGTATGTCAAAGCAAAAAGTCACTAGCCATGCAAAATTCATCAAGCAACACAAGATCACAAGTACACCAAAATTTCGCAATTCCTTATGGCAAGTTAAGAGTAGAGAACATGGGAAAAAAAGCATACAATCTTCCCTATACTAATCCAATCTTGCTAACAATTGCTACAAATCctcatttaaattaagaaagaaaaaaataacatggTGAAATTTTGCCACCTCATACAAGCAGAACAGACAATGGTGCACAAAAATTACCAACATTTCCGGTTTCGATAAACCAGAAACGTTCTCAACCATTCATAAACGAAAGCCTCAACCCTAACGCAccgaaaaaaattcttcaaaaaaaaaaaaaaaaagaaggaataaaTTTCTTGAATTGACAAACGATTACCAACTCAATGTCCCTCTCCACCGGGCCCGGCTTAGACTGGTCAGCGCTCATCT contains:
- the LOC109012339 gene encoding PH, RCC1 and FYVE domains-containing protein 1-like isoform X1 produces the protein MSADQSKPGPVERDIELAITALKKGAQLLKYGRRGKPKFCPFKLANDESTLIWFSGKEEKHLKLNHVSRIIPGQRTPIFQRYPRPEKEYQSFSLIYDDRSLDLICKDKDEAEIWFTGLKALISRGRHRTGRSESKGDGVPSEATSPRAHTRRSSPLSSPFGSGGSSQKDGADPLHLHTLHESPPKIGLEKALSDVILCAVPPEAFFPSDSACGSVHSLSSGTSDGITGRRNATNMDAFRVSLSSAVSSSSQVSGNNDGDALGDVFIWGEGTGDGILGGGINRDGCSSGAKIDSLVPRPMESAVLLDVQNLACGRRHAALVTKQGEVFTWGEELRGRLGHGVDSDVSHPKLVDGLRNINIELVACGEYHSCAVTLSGEMYTWGNSSYNSGLLGHGNESYQWVPKKLNGPLEGIHVSSVSCGLWHTAVVTSAGQLFTFGDGTFGVLGHGDRRCVAIPREVESLKGLRTVRVACGVWHTAAVVEVMVGSLTSSNCSSGKLFTWGDGDKFRLGHGDKEAKLVPTCVAALVEPNFCQVACGDSLTVALTTTGHVFTMGSPVYGQLGDPQADGKLPRKVEGKLMKNFVEEIACGAYHVAVLTSRTEVYTWGKGANGRLGHGDTDDRMSPFLVEALKDKQVKTIACGTNFTTAICLHKWVSGIDQSLCSGCRLPFNFKRKRHNCYNCGLVFCHSCTSKKSLKASMAPNPNKPYRVCDNCFGKLWKATEADSSSHPALSRRGSVNQGQNELIDKNEKLDSRSYVHPGRVSSLESSREESGGSSKRNKKLDVNISRVSPLPNGVSQWDALSDSKSLNPVFGSSKKFFSASLPGSRIVSRATSPKSRRSSPPRATTPIPTLSGLSSPKFVVGDAKRMNDNLNEEVLKLRVQVDDLTRKAKIQEIELERTTKQLKEAISIAGEEAAKSKAAKEVIKALTAQLKEMAERLPVGAARNSTSPSFGPYNPSLTQDVSTAPIDVLDSNMTCHELDSKGSNRLVISNGSSTIGNNTLSHTEMVHQETTARSKTRAAKSEPPHGDEWVEQDEPGVYITLISLPGGAKDLKRVRFSRKRFSEKEAEQWWALNRARVYQQYNIPMVDKSGIGMGREGKV
- the LOC109012339 gene encoding PH, RCC1 and FYVE domains-containing protein 1-like isoform X2, whose amino-acid sequence is MHPQLAWILYKPIFQRYPRPEKEYQSFSLIYDDRSLDLICKDKDEAEIWFTGLKALISRGRHRTGRSESKGDGVPSEATSPRAHTRRSSPLSSPFGSGGSSQKDGADPLHLHTLHESPPKIGLEKALSDVILCAVPPEAFFPSDSACGSVHSLSSGTSDGITGRRNATNMDAFRVSLSSAVSSSSQVSGNNDGDALGDVFIWGEGTGDGILGGGINRDGCSSGAKIDSLVPRPMESAVLLDVQNLACGRRHAALVTKQGEVFTWGEELRGRLGHGVDSDVSHPKLVDGLRNINIELVACGEYHSCAVTLSGEMYTWGNSSYNSGLLGHGNESYQWVPKKLNGPLEGIHVSSVSCGLWHTAVVTSAGQLFTFGDGTFGVLGHGDRRCVAIPREVESLKGLRTVRVACGVWHTAAVVEVMVGSLTSSNCSSGKLFTWGDGDKFRLGHGDKEAKLVPTCVAALVEPNFCQVACGDSLTVALTTTGHVFTMGSPVYGQLGDPQADGKLPRKVEGKLMKNFVEEIACGAYHVAVLTSRTEVYTWGKGANGRLGHGDTDDRMSPFLVEALKDKQVKTIACGTNFTTAICLHKWVSGIDQSLCSGCRLPFNFKRKRHNCYNCGLVFCHSCTSKKSLKASMAPNPNKPYRVCDNCFGKLWKATEADSSSHPALSRRGSVNQGQNELIDKNEKLDSRSYVHPGRVSSLESSREESGGSSKRNKKLDVNISRVSPLPNGVSQWDALSDSKSLNPVFGSSKKFFSASLPGSRIVSRATSPKSRRSSPPRATTPIPTLSGLSSPKFVVGDAKRMNDNLNEEVLKLRVQVDDLTRKAKIQEIELERTTKQLKEAISIAGEEAAKSKAAKEVIKALTAQLKEMAERLPVGAARNSTSPSFGPYNPSLTQDVSTAPIDVLDSNMTCHELDSKGSNRLVISNGSSTIGNNTLSHTEMVHQETTARSKTRAAKSEPPHGDEWVEQDEPGVYITLISLPGGAKDLKRVRFSRKRFSEKEAEQWWALNRARVYQQYNIPMVDKSGIGMGREGKV